The genomic segment ACCTACTATACCGGTAATTGTCTGACCCCAGACACAGAGACCCAGTGTACTTGGATAATAGACCACCTAGGCCTACTTAGCGGCAGGTGAAGTGACTCACTAGCAGTCAGTTAAACAACACCAACTGAAAGAGCGATTATGTCAGCAGGTGACTTcgtagtagtacagtagagtgGAACAGGGCTTGACTTTTCGCTTTTTAAGCTGCTCTAAACAGTAATCTGAACTGAACTGCGATGTTACCAAATACAGTGTTTACATCAGTTTTACATGTTTAAAGACACAAAGGCGTAGTTGAACATCGAAACACTATTAGATGCAGAAATTTGAATTATACAGTAGctgctcttaaaaaaaaaaaaatcaatcctaTTTCATCACTAAAATACAGTGTTATTGAGAAGGTGTCATTGGCCCCTAGAGGGGTAATTTAGACAATTTACTCTAGAACATCattggatataggcctaccatttaaAAACCTTTACATGGTTTAAATGTTGAGTGTGATTGAATGTTATGAAATTGCTTGTAAAATATGTTATTAATGTTTTCATAGGCCTACGTGTTATTTATGATGTTCAATGGAAGTTAACTGATGATTGAATTTCAATCTGTAAACATATGTAAAACTGATAGTTAATACTCTGGATAACCCCTTATGAGGACTAGTTTGCCAATGAGTGACCCTTGTGCTCAAAGGCATTAACGGTGATCAGTCAGTGGATGCGCTTCATGCTCCAAGGGACCAGGTGTTCACTAATTGAGGTGAGCATAAAGACGCTGGATATTGGTGTTTTGTAAGTTTGAAGATtaagaccgggggggggggggctgagacgTCACTTCACTTGCAGGAGCAgacttttctttgttttctttgatATTTGAATACACAAGTGGCCAGCGCCTCAAAAACGACTTAATTTGTGTGCAATACCCTATTTTTTTCGAATGTCTACAGAAGAGCCTATGCCAGATTTTCTTATGGAGAGTGTCTTTCGTGATGTTGGCTGCTCGTCTGTCCAGATATTGCAGTCTCAATCTCGCAACTTGACAGCAAATCCCAATTAATTAGTCTACCAAGGGAGCTAAAAGCCAGGATTGTCAGTAGCGTAGGGCCTATCTGTGAGGCTTTGGGTGAGAGATTTAACATTCCACATTCATCTAACGTCTTGTGTCTTATctgataaaacaaacaaaacacaagccAACTGTGGTTGGTCTGTCAATGCTCTGATGAAGGCTTGTGCAACTGGGCCATCTTTAAGAAAGCGAGTCGCACCAGTGAGACACTGAAGGGTTTCAGTCCAACTTAATAGGTTTAGTTAAGTCCCTGCACACTATAGGTCTACTTCATTACCAAATTCTAAATCACTTGTAATTTTGATAACAAATGTCTGAACTCTTGGAAATGATTTACCTTTACCATTGACACAGAGTAGCCTACTGCAGCATTCTATTTTTACAACATCAATGTTCGATCCGAGAATGACCAGCACATGGTTACCTGTGTGAAAATGACAAAACAATTGAAAACATTTTAAGTGTACAGATTTGGAACATCAAAGCTCACGTTAGTCTGGCCGACTTCTGATCGGTGGGCTTAACCCATGTTTAATACCTCACTACTCTTCCTACAATGTGACTAAAATCCCACAGTTGTAGCTCACCCACAGTCATGTCATCACGCTAAACCCAATGCTAGCTGCTAGTTTCAGTTATGTGGGTATATGCAATTACCTGACTGTTGGTAAATACACAAATATAGCAGCCATGTGGGACGTCTTGCTAGGATTATGCCATTTTAAAATCCCTCTATCAAGGCCTTAAGGGACTGTCAGTAAATTTATCTTGGGGTAGTTGCTAAATCATTTGTTTGGAATGCCCCAAGGCagtgcacagtaggcctactaaaattaTGTTTTCATTTACTCAATGGATCCGAGGAGAGGCTTAATTGACCAAGATAGGCAAATCTGGCTGAGTGCAGGCTACTCTatgtcattttgctgtttttctaTCATCTTCAGACAGCTAGTCCCATGCCCGCCCAAGAAGTGCCAGTGATGTATTACTCTGGCTCCGCCTTGGCTAATTCAGCATCCAAGGTGATCCATCTTTGGTAGATATAAGCATATCCGATATTTGTcagaacatctttttttttttgtcctgctcCAGATTCCCCAGTTTTCCTTTTTCATAATTCCCAGGCAGTGGCATGCTCCCAAATATCCAGTGTGTTAGGATATACactacaggccaaaagtgtggactcaccttctcatttaggcattctctttattttcttagattttcagtgtgtattttcatggagggcatcaaaactgtgcatgaacacatgtagaattatggGCTCACCAAAAacataattctagctgttgtccaacagcaatgtcagctgtctatccaccggATGTCAACACGGCACAATTGATGGCCCCACatatttcaataagcttattttttgtctattttcaagtaaaaatgcccagtcagtcatgtcaatcttaattgaatgttaaagtcctccaatgactcactagaattgtagaactagagttTTGatacctaaaacctagttttaaacacttgccaatacaagcattttacagacattttcttgatctgacattgagtcacagccagttactttgagaggtcaaacctgtgttggagggaatctgtggcacggtttttcacttttacttttagttttTGTACCACTATGTTTGACCAAGTGATCCATTATCAGATCAATAAAATGTGTCTTGTATTGCCTGTATCAATTAAGATTGAtttgactgactgggtgttttcacttgaaaatagacagaaaaataagcttgttgaaacgtgtGAAGCCCTCAGGTTTGCTgcgttgacgtcactgtttggcattttttttatatttttaaaatatatatatttatttttttgaatattttcatttgtttgttaagcacataattaaacatgtgttcatgcacaatttTACTGCCCTCCCTGaacagtccacacttttggcctgtactacTGTATATGATATACTGTAGAATATGGAATGTAGAATATAGAATATTTTGTATTTACCATTGTAATTAGTGAGCAGTCCTTAAGATAGCACTCAAGCACTCAAAAAGCTGCATgtatcccaaacacacacatccacatacccAAATACATGAAAATTTCTAacctcacacacccactcacacatatcACAGCCATGCACATCCACATTCATGCTTAGCGTGGCtttgtctgacaaaaaaaaacgggACATTTCAAAGTCAATCAGCCTTTTTGCCTGTACATAATGGCATCCTTCTTTCAATGTTCAGAGAAGAATATTTATTTCCCATACAGACCATTAACATCCAGGACAATTAAGGAAAACTGGCATAGGTGGCAACACTATTCATGTTGTATGTATAAAACTATACTTTGGTATAATTAAGTGCACTGTTGGGTAAAAGCTTTTTTTCAGTCCGTTTGTCTGTTTATGGACCCAGATGGCAATAAATCAAACCGCTCATGTTGGTCTCAGTGAAGCTCTGCAGACCTGGTCTGTGGCCTTGTTTGTCTCATGAGTGTTCAGACTTGGCTGCAGACCACAAGCTCAAACTTTCAATTGTTGATCCCATGACGTTTCAACATTGTCCTCCCTGTTTCTGCAGTAGAGCCTATTTTCTATCTCTTCAGTGTCCAAAACAGTACAGTTCATCTTTCATTCAGATGTTTCAGTTGTCTCTGTCCTGGGCCTGTCCAAAACTGTCATTGGCCCCTGATTGCTGCAGTTACAGTGACGGAAAAAATACTGCCTGTTACTGGAGTGAAATTGTTTTGATGTTGTGATGAAAACTACTACCAGCAGAGGGTGCTGCTCTTTACTGTAGTGAAATTATTTTGATGTTGTGATGACAAATGTACAACCAGCAGAGGGTGCTCTAACATCAGCATTTAGAGACGCGTGACAGGGTAGTGCGCCATGGGTCCAAGAGTTGAAAACCGACTCCAGCTCTGTGGCTCTGTTTGGCAGTGAATAATTAATTGGAAAAGGGCTTGGCCGGAGCAGCTGACTGCACATCCACTATTAAAACCAGAGAGCCATCTGACCACAAAGGCCTTCATTGATCAGAGAGGTCTCTAGCATCATACTCTGCCAGGTTGCTCAGTGGAAACCAAACAATGGACTATGGTGAATAATAATGAAGATTTCCGAGAAGTTGTTAACATGTTATTCAGCtgtcctgacagtctcacccatAAACCCTGTCCAGGGTGCGGGCCTTTCTGTACTTTATGGACAGAAGGAAACATTCACACTCTGTTATAAATCCATGACAAACATGTATCGAGGGATAATAAAACAATATGGGGGAGTGATTGCTGGAAGTTGTGGCCAGGATCTAGGCGTGTTGACATTGTCGAGCAATCTCACAATAAATAACTTACTACTTCTGTTCAAATATTTACCAGAGTCGTGAACTGAGGCAGCCCTACTGTTCAttcatcgaacacacacacacacacacacacacacacacacacacacacacacacacacacacacacacacacacacacacacacacacacacgtgtacacgtgtACACGTGTGCTACAATATGAAAGACAATGGACATGATTCAGTATGTTAGGGAGAACTTAAAGTTTGTCCTGGTCTGGCACGACTCTGATGAGTCACACAGTGAAGGAAAGACCGCACCTCAGTGTGTGGAAATCCTTGGTGAATAAAGTTTCCCCTGTTCTCGCAATGATTAACCTATTACAGATTGAGATATTGACATATATCAATTATTATACTGATATCATTGTTGGGAACACACAGATTATTTTCATTAATTAATGAGGCGATGCTGATTAATGAGTCAGTAGGCTAAATATTCTTTGTTGACTCTGTAGAAACAATACAGAACAGAGAATAATAGTGACAGCCATCTATGGTCATTGTAAATGTTCTGCGATAATACATGCATGCCCTAAAATTCTGCATTGTGTGAAGAGGATTTGTAATATAGATGTCCATATGGTGCTGACAACATAATGCTTGGGTGGATAAagtatagcctactcacacacaggcacatgaactctcaaacctcacacacacctccatatgcgcacacacaggaattcacatgtgcatgcatgccctgcccgcatgcacgcacacacatactgtatgtgcacgtgccccttgcgcatgctctctctctctctctctctctctctctctctctctctctctctctctctctctctctctctctctctctctctctctctctcatacacacacactacttaatcTCCACCTGCCATTACAGGAATGTCTTATATTTGTCAACTGTCACTCAGTTCTCATTTTACTTTTTattaattaatatatattttttcatcggCTCCTTTGGACagcaagagagtgagacagaaaatgagtggtcAAGAGATTTCCTCAGGCCGGACTCAGACCCAGGTCCTCAGATGGGCTGCCACCGTAGTCCACTGAGCCACATCACCCAGTTTACTTTTCTCATCATCGATAAATGTAACCTCTGTCATCACTTCCTCCACCAGAAGAATCacgatcagggaagccgacaggggaggcaaaggggtcagttgtcccgggcccagggagagagggcgcccaaaattgagtcctcattacattttatgtactggatcaggggccctttcaaatgactttgccctgggcccaccaaaagctgtcagaggccctaaTCATGATTATGAGAAGGGCTGTGAGATGAGCAGTGCATGTCACTGAACAACCTCtggttgtctttttttctctttcaagaGAACAAGAGGCGTCGCCATTCTGCAGTAGAGGAAAATCGGCCACTGATGctctttttattttaactttcTGTGGTCTAATTCTGGATTCTGCCTATGGTGATGGATAAAAATggtgggatacacacacacacacacacacacacacacacacacacacacacacatctcgtgAAACGGGGACACTCCATCGATCACCTCAACAACCGAGTGTTCCCCTTATCGTGGTGCTGCAATGTCCCATATGTAATGTCCTGATGTCTTATGAATGCCATGGTATaccatactgctgctgctgttgctaggcTACCGACTAGTCTCCATCCGTGGCATTTGCCTGCCTGCCCCATGCTCCGCACagcatgttttgcaatgttaattaaacacttagagaAGTAGAATCAACATagtgggtgttaaattcaacaCTGCAAACATGTACAGATGCTATGGGTTTGGAGTGACACAGAAGCACCAAGACAGAAGAGCAATTGAGACAGACATAATGTTAACGTGATGGATAATCTCATTTTTAATATAATTTCTACGGAAGAAGAGTAAACAGAGAACATTTACAAAATATACACAAttgggttgtttgttgtttgttttttttcagggGCGTGTTAttggctgtcagtgtgtgtgtgtgtgtgtgtgtgtgtgtaaaattacGTGTTCACCAATTATCCCAACCCCATATCACCCCTTTCTCTATCAGGCAGAAAAAACACTTTTCTGCCCACATTAAAAAGCCCTTTATTTTCCTCTGCTCTGCAAATGAATTGCAGAGCTAAACAACTCTTCttatgtctctctgtttctcggaGTGGTATTTAGGTCCACAATTTTACAATATATACAACATTAACAAGAACAGTAAACCCCAGAGGAATGGCAATACATCCCTCCTCCATTGGTATAGACAAACGTTGCTCATGGCTCCCAAATTTAACCACAGAAAAAGATGACTGACGTTTCTCATATAAAGCATTTACtcacatatttattatatattcatATAATTTAATCATATTTTCAAAGGCTGTGAAGATATTATATTGTGTGCCCATTACAAAACTGCTTTCGTAAAACGGTTTCAATGCATGGTTTCATGGTGATAACGTGGAATAATAAGCAATTGGTTATCTGAAGGAGCCTCGGACGGGCTGTAAACTGCATTGGGAAGAAAATGGTCGACTGCAAGTGTGTTTGGTACAATCGTTGGAGGAATTCATTAGAGCATTGGTGCATGAAGAGCGTGTGGATCCCGAGGGCTTGTGTGTAATACATACAGTACCTTTGAGATACTACCTTGGtggataaaggtgtgtgtgtgcgtgtgtgtgagtgtgtgtatgtgtgtgtgtgtgtgtgtgtgtgtgtgtgtgcgtgtgtgagagagagggggggttgctgTTAAAGAAACAGAAGGATAAATGTCTTGCCTATCGCAGTTTTTTGCATGGTgcctatgcatactgtatgtgccatgAAAATCATACAAACAGGAAGGATGAAACAAGTCATTGAGGTGAGGGtctgatataaacacactgcaTCGTATGTGTTCGGAACTGTTTGGACAATCAGTCATTTGCAGCATGGAGAGAGGTCTTCATTGCCTCGTTCCAAACTATAATATAcatcccctttaaaaaaaaaaagaggaaccaTTTCTATACCCCAGCCCGCCAAAAAAATAGATTCTGATAATATACGCATTGCACATTGACGATATATTTCAGTCATCTTCTTTCGCTCATTTACACACTGAACAAAATGTCTCATTAAACTGAAACAGTACAAGTAAAAAGACAGCCAAGGGCAACAGAAGCGCTCTGCTGTCTTTTGTCTCGCATTCACgcccctctttctatctctctaagTATGCATTTATAAAAATAGATACATCAGTCTCTTTCCTCTCCCAaagtccctccatccatcccatgTGTTAGAATATGCATGAGAAGACTGTCTCTTCATGTCCGTCAATGTGGTTGATGCCCAGGGCCATCCTTGGCTCATAtcgagtgtctctgtgtgtggagtGATATAAGGTGCTTGTGAAGGCGTTTTCTCTGAAGAATgcccctgttttgttttttttcaatgaaGTTCCACAAGTCCATCGCTATTGTTCATATCAAAGGTGTCCAGTCACTGTTCTGTACAGTCATCGTTGTGAGTGGGATCGCAAAAATGTACAACCACTCAAAATGTTCGATGAGAAGATGCTGCTACAGCCTATATAAAGAGTTCAACTCAACACGAGTTTGGAAGGGCAAGTTTTAGCACCTGCATGGACCAGCCTTGGTTCCCCAAAGCCTCCAAACCTCAAGTCCTTCTTGAGGACTTCGGTTAGCTTATgtgtgttcctttgtgtgtgttcagggtgtaATTGGTCCGTATTGTGCTcaaggtcattgtgtgtgtgtgtgtatgaggagttGGTAGATCTTGTTGGTAGATCTACTGGCGTCAGTGGCTAGTTTAAGAGTCAATGCGGAAGGCCAGAAGCTTGTCGGAGTGCAGCGTGTTGAGCGTGCGCAGGTCGGGCAGCCGGAGGAGGAGCTTGGAGAAGATTGAGCTGTCGTCGGGGCGACGGCGGGTGACGAGCGCCCGCAGAGCACCAATTAGGCCCTCCTGCAGCTGTTCCACCGCCATCATGTCCGCGATGCCCGCACGATCTgccagaacacacacaggaaggataCCGTTAGGTTTACAGTGGGTAAGGTGTAACTGCACATTGGTGTCACAATTTTAGCCATCTGTGCTAACACttattacatagatttttgacaataaaatacACGTTTGTTATTATTAGTCTAGGACGTGTCTGAGATTGTGTTCCATTTATTGTCATTCTTCCAAGTGCATTTCCACTTTCCACACTTCCACATAGCTATTGTATTCTCTAATATGACCAATCTGTCGGACATACAGAAATATGAATTAGATTAGATGAGAGTCAACTATATTGTTATTGGACTGGGCTTTTGGTTGAGTTTAAAAGTCGCTCCTCGTAGAAGAGGCTTCATCTGTTCTGGATATCAGGTCCTTGTTGGATGAGGAGTTAAATATATTTTCAAATCAAAGAAGAATTCAAGTCCAGCTGCTTACAGCCTGCTTAATTTCCTTCCTAAATTCCTTAATTTCctccgggattaataaatgttactctactctgcttTAGCGAATGTCTGAATGAGCATTCTCACAGACATGAGAGgctgtatataatataatataatataatataatataatataatataatataatataatataatataatataatataattacctGCAGACAGCAGTACAACGGCCATAAAGAGTGCCATCTCGTCCGGCTCCAGGCCCATGGAGGAGAGCTTCTCGCTGAACTCGAACATAGATCCGAGCAGAGATCCCATGCCCATGGCGCGCAGGGACGCCAGAGGGTACGTCTGCCCGTTCAGGAAGGTCACCGTTTGCTCCTTGGCGTTGAACAGCGAGCTGAAGCGCACCATCAGAACCTGACAGAGCAGAAATGAACAAGACCGTTAGGAATGTCATCACGGATGAAAAGAAGCTAAATCTGCTGACTGTGACCAGtttaatagacacacacacacacacacacatgcgcacgcacacacacacacacacacacacacacacacacacacacacacacacacacacacacacacacacacacacacacacacacacacacacacacacactattattatACACACATTATAACCTACCTGGAAAGTGCCTGCTTTCAGCAGCATGACCTGGTCGTGTTGGCTGAGAGCCTGGAAGCCTGGTATGCTCTTGGCAAACTCGACCACCTCCTTGACAGCGGGAGTGAAGCACTGGGAGAAGGCCTCCCACACCTGCTGACTGGAGCGGCCCGCCGGGGACACGGGGCTAGCGTTCAGGGGACAAGCCTGGAAGAGGGGCACACAAGAAGTGTCAAAGGTGAGGGGGCATTGtgggaaatgtatttttttgctgGTTTCAGTTATTTTTGGTATTCCCCTGCtatgcagacatgcatgcacataatccccccccacacacacacaaacacaccgagcacacacacttaccagCACTTTGGCTCCTCCTCCCAATCGGAACGGACAGGTAGTGGCCCCCTGTGTCTGTGCCTCCCCattggtcgtggtggtggtggggcggcTGTTTTGATTGGTCAGGTAGTTGTGAGAGACGGGACACTGTGATTGTGACTGGCCCTGATTGGATGACTCTTGGTGGCTATTGTAGCGGCTGTTGTCAAGCATGCCGTTGCTATCCCGGTGAGTGACAGGGCAGCGAGCCGGGGAAggggcctggtggtggtggtagctagTGGACGTCGTTGTGGGTTGTTGGCAATGGAAgctctgctgctgttgttggtgggagtgggggtggttaCTGTCCTGTGATTGGCTGTTGCCATGGAACCTCGCTGGACTGGCGTTGATGCTGTTGttcaggttgttgttgttgttattgtggttGATGATGGGCTTGACATCGGGTTTCTCCTCGAAGATGTTGCGGTACGCCTGCGAGATGGCGCCGATGGCCTCCTCCGGCGATTGGCTCTCGGCCGGGCTGGGCGGGTTCTCGGCAGGTGGGGGGGAGCTGTCAATCTCCATGCAGGAGGGCGGGGAGGCCTCGTTCAGGCTGTTCATGTAGCTCTGCATCTCGTCCAACAGCCTCTGCTTCTCCCGCTTAGGAATGCGGCCGAAACGCACAGCTGAGGAGGGACAAAAGATATGGGAGAAAGCACACAGGTATTAGATGacagagcggaagagagagagagagataagatagagagagagagtgtgtgtttgtgtgagagagagataaagaaagagagagagtttgtgtgtgtgtgtgtgtgtgtgtgtgtgtgtgtgtgtgtgtgtgtgtgtgtgagagagagagagagagataggaacaCTTTTGTGAGTAAATCAATGACTGTATAAAGAAGATTCTGGCTGACCCACATTATTCAATCAATACAGGCTCGTCTTGCCCAACACTGTGGACTATGAATCAACCAGAATGCCAGACCGTTGAGCAAATCAGTTCTCCGCTTTCTTAATCTTTTCCATTCCGCTAGCTAGCCCTTCTCTGGCACTAACCGGATCGTTAAACAACAACTTCGAATGATTTGCTCCTCACATCGATTTGGAGCATCTTGACAGCTCCTCCTGGTGCACCAATGTCATAAACATCCACTTCCAGGAGGGCCATAACCAACAGAAGATGATTCAATACTTCGGGAGCTTTGGCCCACGAGACTCTGAAACTAAGGCGATCAAtgtaaggggggaaaaagagagagagagagagagttcttctCTGGAAGTCTGAGAGAATGTAATCAGGGAGGAAGTAGGTCAGGCGGATCCAGCAGGCAGCACGAGTGACTCCGGAGCCTTGGCTCGGCTCGACTCGAGACTGACTTGGCTTTTGCCTGGCGGGCTTTAGGAGGGGGCAGAGTGCTGAAAGCCATAGACATATACGGTATTAACacccatatatatacacatatactatatgcatatatatatagtacataagctataaatatatacatacacTGTATATGTCTATGGTGAACATcctctcttgtctgtgtgtgaaagccaTAGACATACATGTACTACACATATATacataggctatatacagtatgtgtatggtgAAAGCCCTTTCTggtctgctccctccctccccctctccttccaccTCCTCGTTCTCATTGTTCTGTTTCTCTACCCCCtagatatacagtatgcacatccTACATACATACTctttatacagtatgtctatgccTGCAAGCCAAATTCAACTCCCCTCACATCAcactcatctctttctctttctctttctctttctctctctctctctctctctctccactatcagcctctgcctctctcatctcatctcttacCTTCCTACCCTTCCCCCTACAATCCTCGATGTCGATGGGTAGAGCTATTTATAGCTCCGAGCTTTTGGGGTGtttcacacgcacgtgcacacacacacacatacacatcctccATCACCTTACACCACAGGGGTGTATGTAcattttatatacacacacacacacaggcacatcccccccccccacacacacacacacactcactcacactgcaTACATAACTAGAGATATCCCCCCTCAGATAGCCCTATCCTTTTTTGTTTGCTTCCCTGCATAgatcttctcctttctctctctctctctctctctctaactc from the Engraulis encrasicolus isolate BLACKSEA-1 chromosome 14, IST_EnEncr_1.0, whole genome shotgun sequence genome contains:
- the LOC134462692 gene encoding nuclear receptor subfamily 1 group D member 1-like is translated as MDLSPAMDHSPGGSVILYAGSTGSASPSPGSPSSGYQTQSPSSQSQPSSPEDFSFTEIGPLKQRAGVGCGTGSSNHNNNGSHNAGTGSTGGPNMGSSATPSNARLVFQFPEVNGASVAAAVTPTMASGGQGSYSHPMVAKRPCGFTGTFTKTGGMVLLCKVCGDIASGFHYGVHACEGCKGFFRRSIQQNIHYKMCVKNENCLIMRMNRNRCQHCRFKKCLSVGMSRDAVRFGRIPKREKQRLLDEMQSYMNSLNEASPPSCMEIDSSPPPAENPPSPAESQSPEEAIGAISQAYRNIFEEKPDVKPIINHNNNNNNLNNSINASPARFHGNSQSQDSNHPHSHQQQQQSFHCQQPTTTSTSYHHHQAPSPARCPVTHRDSNGMLDNSRYNSHQESSNQGQSQSQCPVSHNYLTNQNSRPTTTTTNGEAQTQGATTCPFRLGGGAKVLACPLNASPVSPAGRSSQQVWEAFSQCFTPAVKEVVEFAKSIPGFQALSQHDQVMLLKAGTFQVLMVRFSSLFNAKEQTVTFLNGQTYPLASLRAMGMGSLLGSMFEFSEKLSSMGLEPDEMALFMAVVLLSADRAGIADMMAVEQLQEGLIGALRALVTRRRPDDSSIFSKLLLRLPDLRTLNTLHSDKLLAFRIDS